The Prochlorococcus sp. MIT 1300 genome has a window encoding:
- the xth gene encoding exodeoxyribonuclease III, with product MRIATWNVNSIRTRSEQVRTWLKEASPDVLCLQETKVDDPLFPHEDFSAEGYQVQFHGQKAYNGVALISKTNIEDVRFGFIGELTDDPNAIRLGEQKRVISALIDGIRIVNLYVPNGSALKSPKFNYKLEWLACLHKYLEKQNQRDEPLCVVGDFNIALEDKDIHDPNRLSGGIMASKEEREALQKVLGSRLHDVFRIFEPNSNHWSWWDYRTGAWDRDRGWRIDHIYLCNELLSYAKSCAIHKDVRGNTQPSDHAPVMVEICWPIELEEE from the coding sequence GTGAGAATTGCAACCTGGAACGTCAACTCTATCCGCACGCGCAGTGAGCAGGTAAGGACTTGGCTAAAAGAAGCAAGTCCAGATGTTCTCTGCTTACAGGAAACTAAAGTTGATGATCCTCTTTTCCCTCATGAAGATTTTTCCGCCGAGGGATATCAAGTCCAGTTCCACGGGCAAAAAGCTTATAACGGTGTTGCGCTAATAAGCAAGACGAATATTGAAGATGTACGTTTTGGATTCATAGGCGAGTTAACAGATGATCCAAATGCGATTCGACTTGGAGAACAAAAGAGAGTGATCAGTGCTCTAATTGATGGAATTCGAATCGTAAACCTATACGTTCCCAATGGATCTGCTCTTAAATCACCAAAGTTCAATTACAAACTCGAATGGCTTGCTTGCTTGCATAAATACCTTGAAAAACAAAACCAAAGAGATGAACCACTTTGCGTGGTAGGAGACTTCAACATTGCTCTCGAAGATAAGGACATTCATGATCCCAACCGTTTAAGTGGTGGAATCATGGCAAGTAAAGAAGAAAGAGAAGCTTTACAAAAAGTCCTAGGGAGCAGACTCCATGATGTCTTCAGAATTTTCGAACCAAACAGCAATCATTGGAGTTGGTGGGATTACCGAACTGGGGCTTGGGATCGCGATAGAGGATGGAGAATTGATCACATTTACTTATGCAATGAATTACTTTCTTACGCAAAGAGCTGTGCAATACACAAGGACGTACGCGGAAATACCCAGCCCAGTGATCATGCTCCTGTAATGGTAGAAATTTGTTGGCCAATTGAATTAGAAGAGGAATAA